TTCGGCTCGTTTTCGACGTCCTGTTTGGCAGTTTTTAAGTCGAGCCAAGTCCCCGATGCAATAGGTCTGATGACAATGACACTATTATGATGTCACTGTCTGACAGGCGACATTCTCGTTCACATTCTGGGCCGCTGAGTGGAGCACGGTTCGTCGTGGTTTATGGTGTTGTTTTCGCCCAAATAGACTTTGTTTACTACTAGCTCTAGTTGCAGCTCgccaatttatttgcatttatagGATAGACAGTTGAtgtgataacattttaattcattaaaattgtGTCCCAATAGTTTATTTTGATTCAAGCAGAAGCGGCTGACTTTTTCACAATAACTTCGTTTTTGTTGCAGGCTGCATTTTTTATTCAATGGATAAGAACTCTTTGGGTATGCACTAAGTCGTAGCACATGCACGTGTCTTCGCAGAAAGCTCCATTTAagcaataaatcaaatggGGTAATTCTCGAAATATAAATGCCATTATAAATGTGAGTATTAATAAACAACAGATCGCCGCAATTTAACAAAGCCCTCTCCACAAAAAAGTTTAGGGCTTAACACGAGACCACACACAAATAGATACgagtatgtacatacatatgtacatacatatgtatatatatagaccaATCCGGGGGAACGAAAGCCCAACTAAAAACGGCTATTGGCTTTAAAAGtgtaataaaaatgcatttacacCTCCACCAAAAAAGGGATAAAGAAGCAACAAAAGCTTAAAAAGCAAGCCAAAAATATGGAATAGATTGGGAAGGCGCGCcagcacacaaaaacaaagagcAGCAATCCAACACTAATAATTCGCTTTTATTGAGTGTTTCTGGTGCAATAAAAGCATTTCGGTTGGATTTCCCTTCGCCGGTCGTAAAAAATTTTGGAATTTTATTGACCAGAGAGCCAGGCGAAATGCAAGATCATTTTGATACGCAGCGAACGGCTTGCTCCGCGGTGAATCTCCTTCCCCCACCCCCCACACCCTTTAAAGAAACTTAACGAGCCAACAAATTACTACACGTCATAAAACTCAACTCACAGAAATATACCAAGATGCGACCGCGGCGGCGCGGTCTAAAAATAATATTCGTAGCGCCCAAAAGGCAGGCGACTTCTTTAGGGGCCCTCTGCCCCTCGGGTGACATTATCAAAATGATTTAGCAGCACAGTCGCGGTGACATTAGGCAGATTTCCAATGCCATTGGATGGCACATTTAATAGACGCACCGCAGGGCGGTAAACTATCGAAAAAGCAAGCTTTAACATCAAATTTTGGGACGGCAACTGAAGAGGGACTACGATCTAACCATCAAGTAATTTGTACATTTGATTATTTGGCTTTCAGAAGCTTGCACTTCAAAAACACATTGAAATGCTATAAGTATATCTAagcatatttaaatacatttccaAGTTGCAAtaggaaaatgtatttcatttttatttatgcacgTTATGTGGAGTATCCTTATTGAATTATAAATGTTCATGGATCACTGACATGCATACAGAATATTTGCCATGCGAATTTCGAGTATTTTCGTTACCaaggaattttaaaaattcacgGTCGGGAGAGCCCTTGTTTTAGTTCCCGGAAGTTTCCTGACCAAACATGGGCTGCGCATTCACGGAATCGTTTTCGTCACCTGTTGAGATCACAGTGATCACCGATGATCGCTCCTTAGCTTTCTGCATCATCTGCTCTACGGTTTGGCGCCGGTAGCGACGGATATTTCCCTGTGTCACCTGACCCTTTTCATCCATGCGCATCTGCTGGGGATGTCGGCGCAACCACGTCCACGGCTTTTCACGATTAAATGGTTCGTGCAGGAGCACCGGGAGCGGATCGCCATAATACACTCGGTTCGTGGTCCGCTTAGGAACAGGCTCAACATCGCTGGccttcttccttttcttcGAGCCGCGTGCCGAGTGGCTCTTGAGCACGGCTTTCGAAGCAGAAGCCTTGACTCTTTCATAGTACGAATCGGAATTTACATTGGCCTTGATGCTATGCCGTGGCGGCTGTTTTTTTGGATTTGTGACATTGCTGTCCAATTTGAGGTCTTTGATGGCAGTTATTAGTTTCTCAGTATCGCGCGTCAGATAAGTCTTATCATTAACGCGAATGAGCAATTTGGCGAGCCGCCTGGTCCGCTCTAAAGCTAAAGAATCCGTGAAAACCCATTTTTCGGGCGTGTGCATGACATCTAAGCCCGCGGACTCAAGGCTGGATCCAAAAACATATCCAGGATCTCCTGCTGTGCGTTGCTCCAGGCCGGTGTTGAGATGACTTCTGTTTTCTGAGGCCCTGGCTTCCGAGTTTCTTAATCGCCTCCTGCCGTTTTGACGAGCGATTGAGTCGTGATCGATACCAGCTCTACGCGCTATGGAATCCCTTTTAAGTGTCCCTCGTAGGCCGCTAACGCCTGCATCAAATGCACGGAGCTCAGTGGGTGGAGATTGCTTCAAAACAGTTTGCACGGCGCTCATTAGTAGCTGCAGTGAGTCCTGGCTAAGGCGGCTCCTTACATTCCCATGAGTATCGAAAATTCTCATAAAGTTCTCACAGGCACCGCAGTTCACAAAGGGAACTCTACAAGAGGGGCTTAAGGTCTCCGTCTCGGCGGGATGAAGGATCTCTGAAAAGTTCTGGAGGGTCAGTGTGTGCAAAAAGTCTGACACCAAATCCGGCGGACGATTCAGGGTCGTGGCCAGGGCCAAAATAATGCGCTGGTTGGTGAGGAACCAACGCTCCTTGTGCGACTTCTGCGGACATCGACACCCCAGCTCCATCAGGACCGACAGGCGTTTCTCCTCCACCGAGTCATTGTTCAGCTGCTTGTATGGGTTCTTCGGGGAGTTTCCCGCCGGAGGCTTTCGCGAAGAGCGACAGGCACAGGGCGCAAATCGCTGAAGGCAAAAGCCGCTGCCGAGAAGATTGCCCGCGAAGATTCCATTCCTCAGGCTGAGCATTCTCGCAATAACTGTTTTagttcaaaatatattttccccAACTAAAATAGAACTGTCATATGAAATTTGTAAAGGGCGTCTCAAGTGAGAAAatgcacatatgtatttgTCCAATATGTCCAAGCCACTCAATCGGATTAATCCCAGCTCTGCTTAACTTTTTGTAATGTTCCTGTGCTAGAAGTGGTCGGCAGGAATTGATCCACCTGGCAGATACCACAAATCCGCTACGCAGTCTGGCTAACGCGGGATAGTCGTCTTCAGCAAAACCAGTACGAAATCTCGACGGTTGTGACAACGTGGATACATTTGAAAGacatttacaaaacaaaaatgccagTCATAATCGATTCGACTCTTCTGTCACGAACTATAATAGTTATATATTACTTATTTTTCAATTGGGCTTTGCgttaaaattgtttacttttaaatgttaaatgttgtTAATGAACAGACCGTTTTAtatctttctttctttccgcCTGTTCAGATTAATTCAGATAACTGTCTGCGATTCAGGTTTATGTTGCATAGTTACACAGTTACGATCTTCATCGTTCTCATAACTGGGCTACTCAAATTGAAATTAGCTGTCAAAAATAGAGAAAACTTACTCTcggtatgtatgtacatacgtatgcGAGATCccttataatttgtataaGGCAtcaaaatacatatgtacatatgttgtATTTTgttacacatacatatgtacatatgatgTGTATTGATGCATTCTCACCTGGGGACGAACTATTATACGTGTATACACATGTTGGTGTAGCTAGGTGAAGGTAGGCAGAAGGGAGAACTGTGAAATAACCGTCAGCTTGAggattgcaaaaaaaaagctggaCGGTAAATGACAATACACCTCCCCGTCAACCATTGTGCTTCACTTTGGCACCAACAACAATTAACCCTCCGCGAAGGCAAGAACAAGGAAAActcaaaaaaccaaacaactaaaagggggaaaagaaacaaaacttAATCTAGCCCAATTCTATTGGGTGCGAGAGCGAGACCGCGTTGTGCGCCGCTGCTTGACAGAGGGGAAAGCAAAGCAGATCTGAAAAGTGACGGGGGTGAGCAAACGCTGTATAAGGGGAAAAACGGGGCAATAGGAACGGCTGAAATGAAACCGCAGCTGTCTCTgcaaaaggggaaataaaGAGTAAACTAATAGGAATTTCGCTCTTTtgttctctctctctctctctttctctctcttcCCCTCTGATTGGAAACAGCGCTGCACGAGAGAGCGTTCAATTGGGAGAAACAAAAACGCAAACAAACCCAaaccacacacgcacacacaccagcAAACAGCGCTGCAAGTGCTGAATTACCGgcacttcttcttcttcgacGGCGTAAACGGCAGAGGCGTCGACGCACGACTTCCGCAGCaccccactcacacacatactAACAACGCACAATAAACAAAACCCCAGTAGCTTGTGTCGGTTGGGATTTCAAAACAACGTTCGACGAAAGTTCACAGCAAATTCCGTTGGTAAGGAATCTGAAATCGTATTTACGTTTACAGATAATTATAGTATCACAATTGGAGTTGGAGAGTATTAGCTGGTTAACGACAATATTGGTCGCATTTGATGATCAGTAGATAGTAGATAAGACTTCCATAAGCACAAGAACGTTGCAAGATGTTCGACCTAAAATTTCGGATATTTTGGAGGCACGAGTGCGAGACTGTGAAAAAGTAGTTTGTTCAGAGGAAAAATACTGTTCACGCCCACACTGTGGAAACTgcttcattttattatttgtctttttcaaatttcaaatgttATCCTTGTTTTTGAGAACATCCTACAATTCAAGGATAGTAGAATCTTGTAAGCTATATGTATGCTATATTATCACATTGTAATATACACCAATAAAGCTTGGAGAAAACCACCACGTTAAATAAGGAAACagttattttgaaaatatgaaaaatatgtgtatgtatatttaccTAATTAAGCagaaaacaagagagaatactatagtcgagttccccgactatcagatacccgttattTACCTAGTGTGAATGCAAACGcaaaattgattaatttttcTGAGATATTGATAAATGATAAttgggaataaaatgagaaaaaaatttagaattggttcaaaagtgtgggtaaaagttttttttttttgcaaatcgatagaaatttacaagacaaatagaaatgtgaaaaatatcaacacgtccttcaaaagtgtgggcacGGCAGTTCAGTGGGATTTGTGGGCGTTTGAGTGGGCGTTGCAACGTGGGTAAaaaaacttgcgctgcgtctttgtctctagaatttGTATGCTGCAtctcatacggacagacggacatagCTAGATCGACTCGATTATTGatcatataaaatataatataagaGGTAAAAGTAAGAAGTAAAAAAATGTCGCATCACTTACCCATGTACGAATTTAGTATTTATGTAAATCTTATCGGtttcttcaaaaaaaaaaaaaaataaaactgtcgAATGTTGTTTTGCATCCTATTCACTCATGGGATTTACTCAGGATTACTAGAGTCGATCTGGGCATGTCCGTCTGCCCGCCGTCTATATGACCGTAGGAACGATTCCATTTCGGAAACTATAAAAGTTGAAAAATTTGAGATGCGCATGCCGATTGTAGTGCCGACGAGCACagctttaaaaaatgacttgcctttttattttaaaatttaaaaatttcagcCAAGACAACTAAGAGAACCACTAATAGTAATGAGAAAAAATCACAATCCATCTATTATTCATATATTGTAAATGATCGAGCTTGGAAACAGGAATATTGAACTGTATCATTTACATCAATCAATTATGAATGGTAAGGAATTGAGTAATTAATGGTTACATCTATTATGTCCTTAGAGCATATACTAGACTGTATGCTACAAATAATTATGTTAAGTTCCCTTCAGACCATAAATGCACTTGGATAATATTATatcaaatttataatattcattgtaaattaatttgttttatgtaTAAGTTAGTTATAGAGGAGACTACGGCTTAGGTCGATCTAAAAATAAGGTAATAAAATACGTACACATATGTTTGCCGTTTAGCTAAATTGGACagtttttgcataaattatgtcCCACTTTTCACTTAATATCTATAATATCAAAGACTATTTGCCTTTAATATTCcagtaaatttgaaaaaacaaattaagatAGGAAAGAAAGTGCAAGCGGCAAGAGATTTTAATCATTAGGCTTACAGGTAGATCACAGTTCGTTAGGGAATAGCTCATTGCATTTTATGAGGTCAAGATAGAGATAAGCCTTTGATCTGGAACGTTTTCAAGATTGCGCTTCACGGTTCGCGGATGATTAACATCTTGGAAATTCGGTCGCAGGCATCTAGGATTATGAAAGCAGTACTGCATACTAAAGGTACGCAGATTCATCAGATCGCACCTGAGCTCGATAGACTCCGGCGGTTCAAAGGGATGCCGCCGCCACtacaggcaaacaaacaaacaaacaaattaggAACTCGTTCGATTGCTAGAATTATGATGGGAACCAATCAGCAATGGCTGATTCGAACGTTCCTCCGTTTGAAGTTCCTTTGACCTGGCCTCGGAAGCAGCCGCCTTTAATCTCCGATCGCGTTAATGGCCCACAATTGGCCTAGCTGAAAGACACTTCCGTGTCGGCCTTTTTGTTGCTCATTGTGGGTGGCAACCACTGCTGCCGAAACCACAATCACGCAATCACAATCTCAACCACTCCACGCACCACACAGCAATTGGCGCCTCCAAGTATAActtatatgtatttgtatcagctaatttttaatattttatagaCTCTGGACCTGAAAAACGCTTTGAACTCGCCTTGATTCGGATACCTCCCTGCGCTCCGGACCTGAGATATTTATGTGTTTGGTGGAGTACCTAGCCCATAAATTGCACGAAATTATGCGTAAATA
The sequence above is a segment of the Drosophila melanogaster chromosome 2L genome. Coding sequences within it:
- the CG11629 gene encoding uncharacterized protein, with amino-acid sequence MLSLRNGIFAGNLLGSGFCLQRFAPCACRSSRKPPAGNSPKNPYKQLNNDSVEEKRLSVLMELGCRCPQKSHKERWFLTNQRIILALATTLNRPPDLVSDFLHTLTLQNFSEILHPAETETLSPSCRVPFVNCGACENFMRIFDTHGNVRSRLSQDSLQLLMSAVQTVLKQSPPTELRAFDAGVSGLRGTLKRDSIARRAGIDHDSIARQNGRRRLRNSEARASENRSHLNTGLEQRTAGDPGYVFGSSLESAGLDVMHTPEKWVFTDSLALERTRRLAKLLIRVNDKTYLTRDTEKLITAIKDLKLDSNVTNPKKQPPRHSIKANVNSDSYYERVKASASKAVLKSHSARGSKKRKKASDVEPVPKRTTNRVYYGDPLPVLLHEPFNREKPWTWLRRHPQQMRMDEKGQVTQGNIRRYRRQTVEQMMQKAKERSSVITVISTGDENDSVNAQPMFGQETSGN